Proteins encoded by one window of Juglans regia cultivar Chandler chromosome 15, Walnut 2.0, whole genome shotgun sequence:
- the LOC109008865 gene encoding putative GATA transcription factor 22 yields the protein MTPAYLNRPPSSPCPDLVDQREDQHDDLKLSISTHIIQASSSLSTSSCPTFFDMRTKDEIGSIFEDQSQEHDEKKSVEEDGNINPHKLSLCQREEEYGDPSKNTAHDGPVQYSCMSSKKRWMQKMMDPNCPATNNKPVRIIYKKFQNNLQNGDSDQLSSPNCSSNSTTNSNARVCADCNTTTTPLWRGGPRGPKSLCNACGIRQRKARRAMAEAAAAANGMGVAPDISSKKKKINNLHKKENKSGTKNLRAAPYKKNKNCKFKYPSHSEMMSVRKQLSFKDFALSLRNSSADLGRVFPQDEAEAAAILLMELSCGALVHS from the exons ATGACTCCAGCCTATCTgaaccggccaccatcttctccaTGCCCTGATCTTGTAGATCAAAGAGAAGATCAACATGATGACCTAAAACTCTCTATCTCAACACATATTATTCAAGCTTCATCTTCTCTCTCAACATCATCATGTCCTACTTTCTTTGACATGAGGACCAAAGATGAAATAGGGAGTATATTTGAAGATCAGTCACAAGAACATGATGAAAAG AAGTCTGTGGAGGAAGATGGTAACATTAATCCCCATAAATTATCCTTATGTCAAAGGGAGGAGGAATATGGAGATCCAAGTAAAAATACTGCTCATGATGGACCTGTACAGTACTCATGTATGTCCTCAAAGAAGAGGTGGATGCAAAAAATGATGGACCCAAATTGCCCAGCTACAAATAATAAGCCAGTGAGaattatttataagaagttcCAAAATAATCTGCAGAATGGTGATTCTGATCAACTTAGCTCACCTAACTGCAGCAGCAACAGTACTACAAATTCCAACGCTCGGGTTTGCGCCGACTGtaacaccaccaccacccctcTTTGGAGGGGTGGCCCTCGAGGACCTAAg TCACTTTGCAATGCCTGTGGCATTCGGCAGAGGAAGGCCAGACGGGCCATGGCAGAAGCTGCAGCAGCTGCAAATGGCATGGGAGTTGCTCCAGATATCTcttcgaagaagaagaagatcaataaCTTGCacaagaaggaaaataaatcgGGTACAAAAAATCTGCGTGCTGCACCATACAAGAAGAATAAGAACTGCAAGTTCAAGTACCCCTCTCACAGTGAGATGATGAGTGTCAGGAAGCAGCTTTCTTTCAAGGATTTCGCTCTAAGTTTGAGAAACAGTTCAGCTGATCTTGGACGAGTGTTTCCACAGGACGAGGCAGAAGCTGCAGCAATCTTGCTAATGGAACTATCTTGTGGCGCCCTTGTTCACAgttaa
- the LOC109008864 gene encoding serine/threonine-protein kinase EDR1-like, producing the protein MSKMKHLLRKLHIGGGLNEHHRLGETRPSTNLIPSPGPSPNTLASSSSASGSATMGRIGADESVVDRMVEDGGGGDGYGDFYLLEEEFQMQLALAISASDPDGREDPETAQIDAAKRISLGCSAPVSDSQALVKFLSLRYWNYNVVNYHEKVIDGFYDVYGITSKLDTQGKLPLLVDLQAISSLDNVDYEVILVNRLVDLELQKLERRAYTISIECQVSEHGLLLSGLIQKIANLVVDRMGGVVVDADEMLRRWTMRSYELRNSLNTIILPLGCLDIGLSRHRALLFKVLADRINLPCMLVKGSYYTGTDDGAVNFIKIDDGSEYIIDLMGAPGALIPAEVSSSQLTNPGFDVRSFADVVGTPNDLCLADNERTRMLALPPDLDRVFEVGNSKSAKVSVVGIQTKENQTERFECESPSGPSGKASSVRKKKVKDVSKYVISAAKNPEFAQKLHAVLLESGASPPPDLFSDINPCDLGRQEVLQQNDMVNGKSVDDATPCGLDKFLSNHEQYLLPYAIVEPLNNANFVWEQKLSTESLSKQNKELETNSIKSGVFLSTEPTIFGNRTNDSFQTDAMGVNMVTLNHPKMIGRGFSDTEWGKESTVNSSVCVASDADRDGINPVVEWEIPWEDLRIGDRIGIGSYGEVYLAELNGTEVAVKKFLDQDLSGDALVQVKCEVEIMLRLRHPNVVLFMGAVTRPPHFSILTEFLPRGSLYRLLHGPVPPINEKRRMWMALDVAMGMNYLHTSHPPIVHRDLKSPNLLVDKNWVVKVCDFGLSRMKHHTFLSSKSTAGTPEWMAPEVLRNELANEKCDVYSFGVILWELCTLRIPWKGLNPMQVVGAVGFQNKRLEIPEEVDPAVAQIILDCWQTDPQLRPSFSQLISRLRYLQRLVVSTNESTVT; encoded by the exons ATGTCGAAAATGAAGCATCTTCTGAGAAAGCTTCACATCGGTGGTGGACTCAATGAGCACCACAGATTGGGCGAGACCCGACCCTCAACGAACCTGATTCCCAGTCCTGGTCCCAGTCCGAACACGCTCGCTTCGTCTTCTTCGGCCTCTGGGTCCGCCACAATGGGGAGAATCGGGGCCGATGAGTCGGTGGTCGATCGAATGGTTGAGGATGGCGGCGGCGGTGATGGGTACGGGGATTTCTATCTCTTGGAGGAGGAGTTTCAGATGCAGTTGGCCCTCGCAATTAGCGCGTCGGATCCCGATGGGCGTGAGGACCCCGAGACTGCTCAGATCGATGCCGCCAAGCGGATTAGCCTCGGATGCTCCGCTCCCGTCTCCGACAGCCAAGCACTCGTCAAGTTCCTATCGCTTCGGTATTGG AACTATAATGTTGTAAATTATCATGAAAAAGTGATTGATGGATTTTATGATGTATATGGCATCACCTCAAAGTTGGACACGCAAGGGAAGTTGCCTTTGCTGGTGGATCTTCAAGCAATATCGAGTTTAGATAATGTTGATTATGAAGTTATTTTGGTAAATCGCTTGGTTGATCTTGAACTTCAAAAGCTTGAGAGAAGAGCATATACCATATCCATAGAGTGTCAAGTTTCTGAACATGGTCTGCTTTTAAGCGGCCTAATTCAAAAAATTGCCAATCTTGTTGTTGATAGAATGGGTGGTGTGGTAGTTGATGCTGATGAAATGTTGAGAAGGTGGACCATGAGGAGTTATGAGTTACGGAATTCTCTAAACACTATTATTCTTCCCCTTGGATGTCTTGACATTGGACTTTCGCGCCACAGGGCCTTGCTATTTAAG GTACTAGCTGATAGGATTAATCTTCCTTGTATGCTGGTCAAAGGAAGCTACTACACAGGCACTGATGATGGAGCTGTGAACTTTATCAAAATTGATGATGGAAG TGAATATATTATTGATCTCATGGGTGCTCCTGGAGCCCTAATTCCTGCTGAAGTATCAAGCAGTCAGCTCACAAATCCTGGCTTTGATGTTAGGAGCTTTGCAGATGTTGTAGGAACACCCAACGATTTGTGTTTGGCGGATAATGAAAGAACCAGAATGCTTGCATTACCACCTGATCTTGATAGAGTTTTTGAGGTTGGCAATTCAAAATCAGCCAAAGTTTCAGTTGTAGGCATCCAAACAAAAGAGAATCAAACTGAAAGATTTGAATGTGAAAGCCCATCAGGCCCGTCTGGAAAAGCATCATCtgtaaggaaaaagaaagttaaGGATGTTTCAAAATATGTAATCAGTGCAGCGAAGAACCCGGAGTTTGCTCAGAAACTACATGCCGTTCTGTTAGAGAGTGGTGCATCGCCTCCTCCAGATTTGTTTTCGGACATAAATCCATGCGACTTGGGTCGGCAGGAAGTGCTTCAACAAAATGATATGGTAAATGGTAAAAGTGTAGATGATGCGACTCCATGTGGCCTTGATAAGTTTTTGTCAAATCATGAGCAGTACCTTTTGCCCTATGCTATAGTGGAGCCTTTGAACAATGctaattttgtttgggaacaAAAACTGTCTACAGAGAGTttatccaaacaaaataaagaattgGAGACAAATTCCATTAAATCCGGTGTGTTTTTGTCCACTGAACCTACAATTTTTGGTAATAGAACTAACGACTCATTCCAGACTGATGCTATGGGTGTAAATATGGTTACTCTTAATCACCCTAAAATGATTGGAAGAGGTTTTAGTGACACTGAATGGGGCAAAGAATCCACTGTAAACAGTAGTGTGTGTGTTGCTTCTGATGCTGACCGCGACGGCATTAACCCAGTTGTAGAATGGGAAATTCCATGGGAGGATCTACGAATTGGTGATCGTATTGGCATTG GTTCATATGGTGAGGTCTATCTTGCAGAATTGAATGGCACT GAAGTTGCTGTCAAGAAGTTTCTAGACCAAGATTTATCTGGTGATGCATTGGTTCAGGTTAAATGTGAA GTTGAGATCATGTTAAGGCTGAGACATCCTAATGTTGTCCTTTTCATGGGAGCAGTTACTCGACCCCCACATTTCTCTATCCTTACAGAGTTCCTGCCTAG GGGGAGTTTGTATAGATTACTGCATGGTCCCGTTCCTCCAATCAATGAAAAGAGGCGAATGTGGATGGCACTCGATGTG GCCATGGGAATGAATTACTTACACACAAGCCATCCTCCCATTGTGCATCGAGATTTAAAGTCTCCAAATCTCCTTGTTGATAAAAACTGGGTTGTTAAG gTTTGTGATTTTGGTTTGTCACGCATGAAGCACCACACTTTTCTGTCTTCCAAGTCTACTGCAGGAACT CCTGAATGGATGGCACCAGAAGTTCTAAGGAATGAACTAGCAAATGAGAA GTGTGATGTGTATAGCTTTGGGGTGATACTATGGGAGTTATGTACTTTGCGTATCCCTTGGAAGGGATTGAACCCAATGCAGGTTGTTGGAGCTGTTGGATTCCAGAACAAGCGACTCGAAATTCCTGAAGAAGTTGATCCAGCGGTTGCCCAGATAATACTTGATTGCTGGCAAAC GGACCCACAATTACGGCCGTCCTTCTCGCAGCTTATCTCTCGTCTCCGGTATCTTCAACGGCTAGTTGTTTCAACAAATGAATCAACAGTGACCTGA
- the LOC109008806 gene encoding non-functional pseudokinase ZED1-like — MYGKSGRKKAFLENGSMLLEKLVAACDGRPVPIRSFSYAELRSATHNCDPQIVLRAEDYCKWFKGSLEGRTISIKKYNGYLSSLEYVFTDIVISAKMRAHKNVQKLIGCCLETQFPILVHESIASETLADRIHAFDNEVPRQQRQPMPWRRRLRVARDIAHAISYLHTAFARPIIHRRISVHAIVFDQHDVPKLSNFFDCVTIPEGETCARVPYSGSLGYLCPDYFHTSYVTEKTDVYSFGMLLLVLLTGRDAIDLLHSATIDEEDTHYHVEEYMRNRQVNEILDAAIMAKAGGTDMEQLQAVLQLALMCVGVDPKMRPTMVDVAKQLRQIDRLVP, encoded by the coding sequence ATGTATGGAAAAAGTGGGAGAAAGAAGGCTTTTCTAGAGAATGGAAGCATGCTTTTGGAGAAGTTGGTTGCTGCCTGTGATGGCAGGCCTGTTCCCATCCGTAGTTTCTCTTATGCAGAGCTTAGATCTGCAACACATAACTGTGATCCTCAAATTGTTCTGCGTGCTGAAGACTACTGTAAATGGTTCAAGGGTTCTCTTGAAGGAAGAACCATCTCCATCAAAAAGTACAACGGATATCTAAGCTCGCTCGAGTATGTCTTCACCGACATAGTCATTTCTGCAAAGATGAGAGCTCACAAGAATGTTCAAAAGCTAATTGGGTGTTGTCTCGAGACCCAATTTCCCATTTTGGTGCATGAGTCTATTGCAAGCGAGACTCTTGCCGATCGAATTCATGCCTTTGATAATGAAGTTCCACGACAACAACGTCAGCCTATGCCATGGAGAAGGAGATTAAGGGTTGCAAGGGACATTGCTCATGCAATTTCTTATCTCCATACTGCCTTCGCTCGACCCATAATCCACAGGCGAATATCCGTGCATGCTATAGTCTTTGACCAACATGACGTTCCCAAATTGTCTAACTTTTTTGACTGCGTAACGATCCCCGAGGGTGAAACCTGCGCAAGAGTTCCATATTCTGGGTCTTTGGGATACCTATGCCCAGATTATTTTCATACCTCCTATGTAACTGAGAAAACTGATGTCTATAGTTTTGGTATGCTTCTGTTAGTTCTTTTAACGGGAAGAGATGCAATCGATCTCCTCCACTCGGCAACAATCGATGAGGAAGATACTCACTACCATGTGGAAGAGTACATGAGAAATCGTCAGGTAAATGAGATCCTGGATGCTGCAATCATGGCAAAAGCAGGAGGAACAGACATGGAGCAACTGCAAGCAGTGCTGCAGCTGGCTCTCATGTGCGTTGGTGTGGATCCAAAGATGAGGCCAACTATGGTTGATGTTGCGAAACAACTAAGGCAGATTGATAGGCTTGTCCCATGA